A single window of Narcine bancroftii isolate sNarBan1 chromosome 13, sNarBan1.hap1, whole genome shotgun sequence DNA harbors:
- the LOC138748381 gene encoding proline and serine-rich protein 2: protein MPVKLLYKEMDFDVSPSTDRRAIDSFANGNSSFSSRSRSSDSEEEFMNYLSREEQECILFFETTLDSLNDNFEDSSPNLSIVNEGLAPLSRINSENDEIIDLVETRYQPKELTPQYNNAFPDDEDRGRLQRDEWWIDPESPREKEPPRFPPTLHEPSLATHVSFEKTAPKSAVELGHAYPSLAKPPGSVPTPVVIAQKIAQRKVGHDFPQPTSPTEKFSSIEEKDRGNSTSPSDSRAFLYKNTKVQRFPANISISMPSREYNNTITKAAVKVQQRKAQVLANLGGSFLAAESDEKQLKGFLSSPRRTSSLKEFHQQTGEMSSNQESLQESLGEPISGLSKGLKPKVRNSGTSLSLNIPAEPSVHETSPIPPTVKVATHKPSPTETHPQAEPLTASVGVRRTHSFQKPTGFRPQGITVAFSGRGPTDESRKEALRKLGLLRINEEH, encoded by the exons ATGCCAGTGAAGTTGTTGTACAAAGAGATGGATTTTGATGTTTCTCCGAGCACAGACCGTCGCGCCATTGACAGCTTTGCCAATGGGAACAGCAGTTTCAGCTCCAGGTCGAGGAGCTCTGACTCG GAAGAAGAGTTCATGAATTATCTTTCTCGTGAGGAACAAGAGTGTATTTTGTTCTTTGAGACGACCCTGGATTCTCTGAATGATAACTTTGAGGACAGCAGTCCAAACCTGAGCATAGTGAATGAGGGTCTGGCCCCATTGAGCAGGATTAATTCAGAAAATGATGAAATCATCGACTTAGTGGAGACTCGATATCAGCCAAAAGAGCTCACACCTCAATATAACAATGCATTTCCAG ATGATGAAGACAGAGGTAGACTTCAGAGAGACGAATGGTGGATCGACCCAGAGAGTCCCAGGGAGAAGGAACCAccaaggtttcctcccactttgcaTGAACCATCGCTAGCGACGCACGTGAGCTTTGAGAAGACGGCCCCCAAGTCTGCAGTGGAGCTGGGACATGCATATCCCAGCCTAGCAAAACCGCCTGGGTCAGTGCCGACGCCAGTGGTCATCGCCCAGAAGATTGCACAGAGGAAAGTGGGTCACGACTTCCCGCAGCCCACATCTCCAACTGAAAAATTCTCGTCCATCGAGGAGAAGGACAGGGGAAATTCAACCTCACCCAGCGACAGTCGGGCTTTTCTGTACAAGAACACCAAGGTCCAAAGGTTTCCGGCCAATATTAGCATCTCTATGCCCAGCAGGGAATACAACAACACCATCACCAAGGCAGCCGTCAAAGTGCAACAACGCAAAGCTCAAGTGCTAGCCAACCTTGGCGGCTCATTCCTCGCTGCCGAGTCAGATGAGAAGCAGCTCAAGGGTTTTCTCAGTAGCCCAAGGAGAACATCATCCCTCAAAGAGTTCCATCAACAAACCGGTGAAATGTCATCAAATCAAGAGTCGCTCCAAGAATCACTGGGGGAGCCCATTTCGGGGTTATCCAAAGGCCTTAAACCGAAGGTTAGGAATTCTGGCACGAGTCTGTCCTTGAACATTCCTGCTGAGCCCAGTGTTCATGAGACCAGCCCAATTCCACCTACTGTGAAAGTGGCCACCCACAAACCTTCGCCCACAGAGACCCACCCTCAGGCTGAACCACTCACTGCCTCAGTGGGAGTCCGCAGGACACACTCTTTCCAGAAGCCAACGGGATTCCGGCCGCAAGGAATCACAGTCGCGTTCTCAGGTCGTGGTCCAACTGATGAATCCCGGAAGGAAGCGCTACGGAAGTTGGGCCTGTTGAGGATCAACGAGGAACACTGA